In the Lascolabacillus massiliensis genome, one interval contains:
- a CDS encoding DUF3810 domain-containing protein — MAKRADKRGQRLKSRREKKKLIRLLIITLAAILVIALFSRTPTLSEWYIQNVYPFISTALSSVSGLIPFSVYDLFIVVALLYLLKLILFLIIRQTSFKKFLYLLLRLTVVLVLWFYFGWGISYFRKDYYSRTDNQQSQYNAENLLNFTNRFIADANNSYVEFDVLEKEGVRLDLENSYNKLSESLSINYPNGKRVPKKMIFEPLYSKMGVSGYFGPFFNEIHVNNYGLNFTYPFTLAHEMSHQFGIASESEANLYAFLVCINSDDERIRYSAYVSIIGYLLNDIYTHLPEQYETIINSIRPEIIADLQRNRKHWLAARNATLSSAQDRAYNAYLKSNRVSSGTENYSEVVGLLISSYDKI, encoded by the coding sequence ATGGCAAAAAGAGCAGACAAAAGAGGCCAGAGGCTTAAGAGCAGAAGAGAGAAAAAGAAATTGATACGACTGCTGATCATCACATTAGCAGCCATTTTAGTGATTGCACTATTCAGTCGCACCCCCACTCTTTCAGAATGGTACATTCAGAATGTTTACCCTTTTATATCCACAGCTCTTTCCTCAGTCTCAGGATTAATCCCATTTTCTGTATATGATCTGTTTATAGTAGTGGCTCTACTCTATTTACTTAAACTGATCCTATTTCTGATTATCAGACAAACAAGCTTTAAAAAATTTCTATACTTACTTTTACGATTAACGGTTGTATTGGTACTATGGTTCTATTTCGGCTGGGGAATATCATATTTCAGAAAGGATTATTATAGTCGCACCGACAATCAACAGTCACAGTACAATGCCGAAAATCTTCTGAATTTCACAAATCGTTTTATTGCTGATGCAAATAATTCATATGTTGAATTTGATGTACTGGAGAAAGAGGGGGTAAGACTTGATCTGGAAAACTCGTACAACAAGCTTAGTGAATCACTCTCCATCAACTACCCAAATGGAAAAAGAGTCCCTAAAAAGATGATATTTGAACCACTTTATTCCAAGATGGGTGTTTCCGGATACTTTGGACCATTCTTCAATGAGATCCATGTAAACAACTATGGTCTCAATTTCACATACCCTTTTACGCTGGCGCATGAGATGTCGCATCAGTTTGGCATAGCCAGTGAATCTGAGGCAAATCTTTACGCTTTCCTGGTATGTATTAACAGCGATGACGAAAGAATACGATACAGTGCTTATGTATCTATTATAGGCTATTTACTTAATGATATCTATACTCATCTGCCCGAGCAATATGAAACAATCATCAACTCTATTCGTCCCGAAATCATTGCAGACCTGCAACGCAACCGTAAACATTGGTTAGCTGCAAGAAATGCGACTCTGTCATCTGCTCAGGACAGAGCTTACAATGCATACCTCAAGAGCAACAGGGTAAGCTCGGGGACAGAGAATTATTCTGAAGTTGTAGGATTGCTTATTTCAAGTTATGATAAAATCTAA
- a CDS encoding heavy-metal-associated domain-containing protein gives MKTMKFKTNINCSNCLAKVTPFLDKKVGKELWSVDIDNPDKILTVDSDDLTTDDIVKTVKRTGFEAEAI, from the coding sequence ATGAAAACAATGAAATTTAAAACAAACATAAATTGTTCAAACTGTTTAGCTAAAGTAACCCCATTTCTCGATAAGAAGGTTGGAAAGGAGTTGTGGAGCGTAGATATTGATAATCCGGATAAGATATTGACTGTTGATTCAGATGATTTAACAACCGATGATATAGTGAAAACGGTTAAAAGAACAGGATTTGAAGCTGAAGCAATATAA
- a CDS encoding glycerophosphodiester phosphodiesterase family protein: MNSKSDNVIKILYLSVAVLALLLSAAGCGSKEGKENYLKFKKISDTHEYFAYKADSTLLISGHRGTKEEGYPENSIEGFQQALSRVPLFFEVDPRLTKDSVIVLMHDETIDRTTNASGKLSDYTYEELLSIRLKDHEGNITASMIPKLEEVFEWCKGKSVVNLDRKDVPHQMIVDLIQKHKAEKYVMLTVHTGAQARYYHDRLPGIMLSVAVRNEAEYEDIDISGVPWENMIAYVGQSINESNRHIVEKLHANGVRCMVSFAPTHDRLRTTEQRMAAYLREVENSVYKPDIIESDYPVEVWSVFGDQ; encoded by the coding sequence ATGAACTCAAAAAGTGATAATGTGATCAAAATATTATACTTATCAGTAGCTGTTTTAGCCCTTCTTTTATCAGCTGCCGGCTGTGGATCCAAAGAGGGTAAGGAGAACTATCTAAAGTTCAAAAAGATTAGTGATACACATGAGTATTTTGCTTATAAAGCAGATAGCACATTGCTTATAAGTGGTCACAGAGGCACCAAAGAGGAAGGGTATCCTGAGAATAGTATAGAGGGCTTTCAACAAGCGCTGAGCAGAGTTCCCCTCTTTTTTGAAGTTGATCCGCGACTAACCAAAGATAGCGTTATTGTGCTGATGCATGATGAGACTATCGACAGAACAACAAATGCATCAGGTAAATTGTCTGACTACACATACGAGGAGCTATTATCAATCAGGCTCAAAGATCATGAAGGCAATATTACTGCTTCAATGATACCTAAACTGGAAGAAGTGTTCGAGTGGTGTAAAGGTAAGAGTGTAGTAAACCTTGACAGGAAAGATGTGCCGCATCAAATGATTGTGGATCTTATTCAGAAGCATAAAGCTGAGAAATATGTAATGCTTACAGTTCACACCGGCGCACAGGCAAGGTACTACCACGACAGGCTGCCTGGTATTATGCTTTCAGTAGCTGTCAGAAATGAAGCAGAGTATGAAGATATTGACATATCAGGTGTACCATGGGAAAATATGATTGCCTATGTTGGTCAGAGCATTAATGAATCAAACAGGCATATTGTAGAAAAACTGCATGCAAATGGTGTAAGATGCATGGTTTCTTTTGCTCCTACACACGACAGACTCAGAACAACGGAACAGAGAATGGCAGCTTATTTGAGAGAGGTGGAAAACTCGGTATATAAGCCGGATATTATTGAGTCTGACTATCCTGTTGAGGTTTGGAGCGTTTTTGGGGATCAATAG
- the trpB gene encoding tryptophan synthase subunit beta, producing MKQYSVDERGYYGEFGGAFIPEILHKCVTDLKKAYLPIMESSKFQQDFNKLLQDYVGRPSPLYLSRQLSERFGAKIYLKREDLNHTGAHKINNTIGQILIAREMGKTRIIAETGAGQHGVATATVCALMQMPCTVYMGETDVKRQQVNVKKMEMLGATVVPVTSGNMTLKDATNEAIRDWCSHPSDTHYIIGSTIGPHPYPDMVARLQSVISKEIKVQLTEKEGKDYPDYLVACVGGGSNAAGTIYEYLDNDNVKIILAEAGGKGVESGESAATIHLGTAGVLHGCRTLLMQTEDGQITEPYSISAGLDYPGIGPIHANLAKQKRAEVLAVNDDEALKAAFELTRREGIIPALESAHALAALEKVTFMPDDIVVLTLSGRGDKDLETYFKYERDY from the coding sequence ATGAAACAGTATTCAGTAGATGAGAGAGGTTATTACGGTGAGTTTGGAGGAGCATTTATTCCCGAAATTCTTCATAAGTGTGTTACTGACCTTAAAAAAGCATATCTGCCAATAATGGAAAGCAGTAAATTTCAGCAAGATTTTAATAAGCTATTACAAGATTATGTGGGACGACCTTCTCCATTATACCTTTCACGACAACTGTCAGAACGGTTTGGTGCAAAGATATATCTTAAACGTGAGGACCTTAATCATACAGGTGCTCATAAGATTAACAATACAATTGGTCAGATTCTGATTGCCCGCGAAATGGGGAAAACGCGCATTATTGCTGAAACAGGTGCAGGACAGCATGGTGTTGCAACAGCAACAGTTTGTGCGCTGATGCAGATGCCTTGTACTGTTTATATGGGTGAGACAGATGTTAAGCGTCAGCAGGTAAATGTTAAGAAAATGGAGATGTTAGGTGCCACTGTTGTACCGGTAACCTCAGGTAATATGACACTTAAAGATGCCACAAATGAGGCCATAAGAGACTGGTGCAGTCACCCCTCAGACACACATTATATAATTGGGTCAACAATTGGTCCACACCCATACCCCGATATGGTAGCCCGTTTGCAATCTGTTATCAGCAAAGAGATAAAAGTTCAGCTTACCGAAAAAGAGGGCAAGGATTATCCGGACTATCTGGTTGCATGTGTTGGTGGAGGCAGTAATGCTGCAGGTACCATTTATGAATATCTTGACAATGACAATGTTAAGATAATTCTTGCAGAAGCAGGAGGAAAAGGTGTTGAGAGTGGTGAATCAGCTGCTACAATACATTTAGGTACAGCAGGTGTTTTACATGGATGCAGAACATTGTTAATGCAGACAGAAGATGGACAAATTACTGAGCCATACTCAATTTCAGCAGGACTGGATTATCCGGGAATCGGGCCAATTCATGCTAATCTTGCAAAACAGAAGCGTGCTGAGGTACTGGCTGTTAATGATGATGAGGCGCTTAAAGCAGCTTTTGAACTGACACGAAGAGAGGGAATAATCCCAGCTTTGGAATCGGCACATGCATTAGCTGCATTGGAGAAAGTGACATTTATGCCTGATGATATTGTAGTTCTAACTCTATCTGGCAGGGGGGACAAAGATCTTGAGACCTACTTCAAATATGAGAGGGATTATTAA
- a CDS encoding anthranilate synthase component I family protein, with product MQYRYKTNSKKIMGDLHTPVSIYLKVRDSFPQSALLESSDFHVNENSISYIALKPMARVEVNRGVCTMRFPDETEESRSLTGDFTVSDALSGFIKRFDVTGSENGNIGLFGYTTFNCVKYTENINIKESREERNDAPDMLYIIYKYILVFNHFTDEITLIELQRDNELSNLHKIESLINQRNFANYNFFTEGEEFSTISDEEYKQYVRLGVEHCKKGDLFQIVLSRRFVQPFSGDDFKVYRALRTINPSPYLFYFDFGGYRIFGSSPETHCKIEGKRISIDPIAGTTKRTGNYNQDMEGVKFLLNDPKENAEHVMLVDLARNDLSRNAHNVEVEFFREPQFYSHVIHLVSRVSGILNDDADPIKAFFDTFPAGTLSGAPKVRAMQLISEIESHNRGAYGGCIGFIGMNGSLNQAITIRTFVSRNNQLWYQAGAGVVSQSDDEYELNEVKSKLGALKQAIDKASELYNS from the coding sequence ATGCAATACAGATATAAGACAAACAGCAAGAAAATCATGGGAGATCTTCACACACCGGTAAGCATTTACCTTAAAGTGAGAGATTCATTTCCCCAGTCGGCTCTTCTCGAAAGTTCCGATTTCCATGTCAATGAAAATAGTATCTCATATATAGCACTCAAGCCAATGGCACGGGTAGAGGTAAACAGAGGTGTCTGCACAATGAGGTTTCCCGATGAAACAGAAGAGAGCAGGAGTCTAACTGGAGATTTCACCGTATCAGATGCATTGAGTGGTTTTATCAAAAGGTTTGATGTGACAGGCAGTGAAAATGGTAATATCGGTCTGTTTGGCTATACCACTTTTAACTGTGTGAAATATACAGAAAACATCAATATTAAAGAGAGCAGAGAAGAGCGTAACGATGCTCCCGATATGTTGTACATAATTTATAAGTATATACTGGTTTTCAACCATTTTACAGATGAGATCACACTGATTGAGTTGCAGAGGGACAACGAACTTAGCAACCTTCATAAGATTGAGTCGCTTATCAATCAGCGTAACTTTGCCAATTACAATTTTTTTACTGAGGGAGAGGAGTTCAGTACCATTTCAGATGAAGAGTATAAGCAGTATGTAAGACTTGGTGTTGAGCATTGCAAAAAAGGAGATCTGTTTCAGATAGTGCTTTCAAGGAGATTTGTACAACCATTCTCTGGTGATGATTTTAAAGTTTATCGTGCACTGCGTACTATAAACCCTTCGCCATATCTTTTCTACTTTGATTTTGGGGGGTACAGGATATTTGGCTCTTCGCCTGAGACGCATTGCAAGATTGAAGGAAAGCGAATCAGCATAGATCCTATAGCCGGTACAACAAAGCGTACAGGCAATTATAACCAGGATATGGAAGGAGTTAAATTTCTGCTGAATGATCCTAAAGAAAATGCAGAGCATGTAATGCTGGTTGACCTTGCACGAAATGATTTGAGTCGCAATGCCCACAACGTTGAGGTTGAGTTTTTCAGAGAACCTCAGTTTTACTCTCATGTAATTCACCTTGTGTCGCGTGTGAGTGGTATACTTAATGATGATGCTGACCCGATTAAGGCATTCTTCGACACCTTCCCTGCAGGTACATTGTCAGGTGCACCAAAAGTACGTGCCATGCAGTTGATATCAGAAATAGAGTCACATAATCGCGGTGCTTATGGAGGCTGTATCGGATTTATAGGAATGAACGGCAGTCTGAATCAGGCAATAACCATTCGCACATTCGTCAGTCGTAACAACCAATTATGGTATCAGGCTGGAGCAGGTGTAGTATCACAGAGCGACGATGAATATGAGCTAAACGAAGTAAAGAGTAAGCTCGGAGCCCTTAAGCAAGCAATTGACAAAGCTTCGGAACTCTATAATTCATAA
- a CDS encoding anthranilate synthase component II → MMKTKKILLFDNYDSFTYNLVHAIKSLGYSEVDVKRNNKIELADVNQYDKIILSPGPGVPEEAGIMLDLIKEYAETKSILGVCLGHQAIGQVFGAGLTNIPNVFHGVQTPIKIVGNDYIFNGLPEEIAAGRYHSWIVSKENFPADLVITAVDNSGDIMALKHRTLDLHGVQFHPESILTPDGIKIINNFLE, encoded by the coding sequence ATGATGAAAACAAAAAAAATACTTCTTTTCGATAATTACGATTCATTCACCTATAATTTAGTTCATGCAATAAAATCGCTTGGATATAGTGAAGTGGATGTTAAGCGCAATAATAAAATAGAATTAGCAGATGTAAATCAGTATGATAAGATTATACTTTCACCGGGACCTGGCGTTCCGGAGGAGGCCGGTATTATGCTTGATCTGATTAAAGAGTATGCCGAAACCAAAAGTATTTTGGGCGTATGCCTTGGTCACCAAGCCATAGGTCAGGTGTTTGGCGCTGGTTTGACCAACATACCAAATGTATTCCATGGAGTGCAGACGCCAATAAAGATTGTAGGCAACGACTACATTTTTAACGGATTGCCGGAAGAGATAGCTGCAGGCCGATACCACTCCTGGATAGTATCAAAAGAGAACTTCCCGGCCGATCTTGTAATAACGGCAGTGGATAACAGTGGTGATATTATGGCTCTCAAGCACAGAACTCTTGATCTTCACGGTGTGCAGTTTCATCCCGAATCTATACTTACACCAGATGGGATAAAGATTATTAATAATTTCTTAGAATGA
- the trpD gene encoding anthranilate phosphoribosyltransferase: MKDILYKLFDYNYLTRDEAKQVLIDIVKGGVPETQIASLITSFLMRSISVDEILGFRDALLEMRVMVDLSDYSPLDIVGTGGDGKNTFNISTTACFVVAGAGYNVVKHGNYGATSISGASNVIEQQGVKFHADNDLFRKSLDKCNIAYLHAPLFSPALKAVAPVRKSLGVRNFFNVLGPLVNPVQPEFQMLGVYDLAMLRLYSYIYQEENKKFTIVHSMDGYDEISLTSQFKVVSNRGEQLFMPDDLGFKRLNQEDLYGGDTPEDASKVFRDVLSASATVAQTNAVLVNAAFGIQTVDQTKTIEECIEIARDSLYGKKALKVLEKFIEINS; the protein is encoded by the coding sequence ATGAAGGATATACTTTATAAATTATTCGACTACAATTATCTTACCCGTGATGAGGCTAAGCAGGTATTAATTGATATAGTTAAGGGTGGTGTACCTGAAACTCAGATTGCTTCACTAATAACCTCATTTTTGATGAGGAGTATATCTGTTGATGAAATACTTGGATTCAGAGATGCTCTTCTTGAAATGCGAGTGATGGTAGACTTATCCGACTACTCACCACTGGATATTGTAGGAACAGGAGGGGATGGAAAAAATACATTCAATATATCAACAACTGCATGTTTCGTTGTTGCAGGTGCCGGTTATAATGTTGTCAAGCATGGTAATTACGGAGCCACCTCAATTAGTGGTGCCAGTAATGTTATTGAGCAACAGGGAGTGAAATTCCATGCAGATAATGATCTTTTCAGAAAGAGCCTGGATAAATGTAATATTGCATACCTACACGCACCGCTTTTTAGTCCGGCACTTAAAGCCGTTGCACCAGTGCGAAAGAGTCTTGGGGTGCGAAATTTCTTTAATGTGCTGGGACCGCTTGTGAATCCTGTTCAGCCGGAATTTCAGATGCTTGGGGTGTATGACCTTGCAATGTTAAGATTATACAGCTATATCTATCAGGAGGAAAACAAGAAATTCACTATAGTGCACAGTATGGATGGATATGATGAGATATCGCTGACCAGTCAGTTTAAAGTTGTTTCCAACCGAGGAGAACAGCTGTTTATGCCAGATGATCTTGGATTTAAGAGATTGAATCAGGAGGATCTTTATGGTGGTGATACCCCAGAAGATGCTTCAAAGGTTTTCCGGGATGTACTTAGTGCCAGTGCTACTGTAGCTCAGACTAATGCGGTTTTGGTTAACGCAGCTTTTGGAATTCAGACTGTTGATCAGACCAAAACCATTGAGGAGTGTATAGAGATTGCTCGTGATTCACTTTATGGGAAGAAGGCTCTTAAAGTTCTTGAGAAATTTATTGAGATTAACAGTTGA
- the trpC gene encoding indole-3-glycerol phosphate synthase TrpC, translating into MRDILSEIVDNKRIEVAKQKDLVSLRDIERQLMQADEIPFYSLKESLESSETGIISEFKRRSPSKGWLHEDADVNIITKEYESSGAAALSVLTDEKYFGGTLADLMSAAKNVHIPVMRKEFIIDEYQIYEAKLAGASAILLIAAAITKEESKRFTALAGQLQLDVLLELHDEKETDYVTPLNNLIGVNNRNLGSFVTDLEKSFRMSDLLPKNALWISESGISDAGIVKELRDAGYKGFLIGEYFMKSGTPGKSLNEFIQQIKKK; encoded by the coding sequence ATGAGAGATATATTAAGCGAAATAGTTGATAATAAAAGAATTGAAGTTGCAAAGCAAAAAGATCTGGTCTCTTTAAGAGATATAGAGAGACAACTTATGCAGGCAGATGAAATTCCATTCTACTCTTTGAAAGAGTCACTTGAAAGTTCTGAAACCGGTATCATATCAGAATTTAAGCGACGCTCACCCAGCAAGGGATGGTTACATGAAGATGCAGACGTCAATATTATTACAAAGGAGTATGAGTCATCAGGAGCAGCTGCACTATCTGTACTTACAGACGAGAAATATTTTGGGGGTACGCTAGCTGATTTGATGAGTGCAGCAAAAAACGTTCATATTCCAGTAATGAGGAAAGAGTTTATTATTGATGAGTATCAGATATATGAGGCTAAGCTGGCAGGAGCAAGTGCAATTTTATTAATTGCAGCTGCAATAACTAAGGAGGAGTCAAAACGATTTACAGCGCTTGCCGGGCAGTTGCAGCTGGATGTGCTGTTGGAATTACATGATGAAAAGGAGACAGATTATGTCACCCCTTTAAACAATCTGATAGGAGTTAATAACAGAAACCTGGGAAGTTTCGTGACCGATTTGGAGAAGTCGTTCCGAATGTCTGATCTGCTTCCAAAAAATGCATTATGGATCTCAGAAAGTGGCATTTCTGATGCAGGGATTGTTAAAGAACTAAGAGACGCAGGTTACAAAGGATTTCTGATTGGTGAATATTTTATGAAGTCAGGAACACCAGGAAAAAGTCTGAACGAATTTATTCAACAGATTAAAAAGAAATAG
- a CDS encoding phosphoribosylanthranilate isomerase, producing MIIKVCGMRDEENIRQLEQLDIDWIGFIFYPDSPRFAGKRVKYLPAKIKKIGVFVDQNPQVIRERAADNQLYAIQLHGSEPPWYCINLRLEGYKLIKSFGIDKDGHLPNAQLNAYEGKCDYYLFDTKTELHGGSGEKFNWSSLENYKGETPFILSGGISPEDADAIKSIQHPKFAGIDINSCFEHQPGIKNIEAIKNFIDKLR from the coding sequence ATGATTATAAAAGTTTGCGGAATGCGTGATGAAGAGAATATCCGGCAGTTGGAACAACTGGATATCGATTGGATTGGATTCATATTCTATCCTGATTCACCACGATTTGCAGGAAAGAGAGTGAAATATCTTCCTGCTAAAATAAAAAAAATAGGGGTGTTCGTAGATCAGAACCCACAGGTCATACGTGAACGTGCTGCAGATAATCAACTGTATGCTATTCAGCTTCATGGCAGTGAACCGCCATGGTATTGCATCAATCTGCGTTTAGAGGGGTATAAGTTAATTAAGTCTTTTGGGATAGATAAAGATGGCCACTTGCCAAATGCACAATTAAATGCATATGAGGGTAAATGTGACTATTATCTCTTTGATACAAAAACAGAACTTCATGGTGGGTCAGGTGAGAAATTCAACTGGAGTAGTCTGGAGAATTATAAAGGCGAAACCCCTTTTATTTTGAGTGGAGGTATCTCACCTGAAGATGCAGATGCCATAAAATCAATACAGCATCCAAAGTTTGCAGGGATAGATATAAATAGTTGTTTTGAACACCAACCGGGAATAAAAAATATTGAAGCAATAAAAAACTTTATTGATAAATTAAGATGA
- the trpA gene encoding tryptophan synthase subunit alpha — protein MNRIDKLFREKRKNILSVYFTAGYPELDDTVKVIKSLEKFGVDLLEIGVPFSDPMADGPVIQSSGSQALKNGMSLSVLFNQLSTVRESVSIPLVLMSYLNPIVQFGFENYCKQAANCGIDGLIIPDLPYVEYMESYKSVAEEYGLHVIMLITPETSEERIRLIDQNTSGFIYMVSSASVTGARNSFSDENLAYFRRVNKMQLKNPRLIGFGISNKETFESACHESSGAIIGSKFISLLGSEKSIDDAAKQLIKTLEPK, from the coding sequence ATGAACAGAATCGATAAGCTATTCAGGGAAAAGAGAAAAAATATATTGTCAGTATATTTTACTGCAGGCTATCCTGAACTGGATGATACAGTCAAAGTAATTAAATCACTTGAAAAATTTGGAGTTGATTTACTTGAAATTGGAGTCCCTTTCAGTGATCCGATGGCAGATGGACCAGTTATACAATCATCAGGATCACAAGCGTTAAAGAATGGTATGAGCTTGAGTGTGCTGTTTAATCAATTATCTACAGTCAGGGAATCGGTATCTATTCCACTCGTATTGATGAGTTACCTCAATCCAATTGTTCAGTTTGGGTTTGAGAACTATTGTAAACAGGCTGCAAACTGCGGAATTGATGGTCTGATAATTCCGGATCTGCCATATGTCGAGTATATGGAATCCTATAAATCGGTGGCTGAAGAGTATGGACTGCATGTTATTATGCTAATCACACCTGAAACATCGGAAGAGAGGATAAGGTTAATAGATCAGAATACATCCGGATTTATCTATATGGTTTCATCAGCATCAGTAACCGGAGCCAGGAATAGTTTTAGTGATGAAAATCTTGCTTACTTCAGGAGAGTGAATAAGATGCAGCTTAAGAATCCAAGACTGATTGGTTTTGGAATATCGAATAAAGAGACTTTTGAATCTGCTTGTCACGAATCTTCAGGCGCTATCATAGGCAGTAAGTTTATCTCACTTCTTGGTAGTGAGAAATCAATTGATGACGCAGCTAAACAACTGATAAAAACTTTAGAACCTAAGTGA
- a CDS encoding DMT family transporter, translating to MSIQSHVGEIASLLTAVCWTFSAIYFEKAGRRVGSLSVNIIRIFLGVIFLGITTLFTRGMFFPIDATPYNWFWLGLSGIVGFFLGDLFLFKSYTIIGSRTSQLVMSLAPMITAVIGWFFLSEYLTPKSIAGIVVSVTGIMIAVAGKKLRLDVPVKGFLYAIGGALGQAVGLILSKKGMGDYDAIAATQIRAIFGFAAFALLVTFMRRWRKVILATGERKSMNAITIGAMFGPFIGVSLSLFAVKHTETGIASALMALTPIFIIIPSAIMFKEKITARQVTGAVISIIGASIFFL from the coding sequence ATGTCAATCCAATCGCATGTTGGCGAAATTGCATCACTTCTGACAGCTGTATGCTGGACCTTTAGTGCCATTTACTTTGAGAAAGCAGGCAGAAGGGTAGGGTCTTTATCTGTAAATATTATCAGGATTTTTCTTGGAGTTATATTTTTAGGTATTACAACTCTGTTTACCCGCGGAATGTTCTTCCCAATTGATGCTACTCCCTATAATTGGTTTTGGCTGGGGCTTTCAGGCATAGTAGGCTTCTTTCTTGGCGATCTCTTTCTGTTTAAATCTTACACAATAATCGGTTCACGTACTTCACAGCTTGTAATGAGTCTTGCTCCAATGATTACAGCTGTTATAGGATGGTTTTTTCTTAGTGAATATCTTACTCCCAAGAGTATAGCAGGAATAGTGGTAAGTGTAACAGGTATAATGATTGCAGTTGCAGGTAAAAAGCTAAGACTGGATGTACCAGTTAAAGGTTTTTTGTACGCAATTGGCGGTGCATTGGGGCAGGCTGTAGGTCTTATTCTGAGTAAAAAAGGGATGGGAGATTATGATGCAATTGCTGCTACTCAGATTCGTGCAATATTTGGTTTTGCCGCATTTGCCCTGCTTGTTACATTCATGAGAAGATGGAGAAAGGTGATCCTTGCTACTGGTGAAAGAAAAAGTATGAATGCGATCACAATTGGAGCAATGTTTGGACCTTTCATCGGTGTATCTCTGTCACTTTTTGCTGTTAAACATACTGAAACAGGTATTGCATCAGCACTTATGGCTCTGACTCCAATTTTCATCATAATACCATCAGCTATTATGTTTAAAGAAAAGATCACTGCCCGTCAGGTTACCGGAGCAGTGATCAGTATAATTGGAGCATCAATATTCTTTCTTTAA
- a CDS encoding oxidoreductase, whose amino-acid sequence MSTTNIRTGIIGYGLSGRVFHAPFIDVVEGFELSKISTSNPVRQKTAKERYPDTEIVPEPDSIINDPDIDLVIVTSPNTDHFRWSKEALLAGKHVVVEKPFTVNVAEADELIEIANKQNKILTVYHNRRFTSDTKTVKKLLQSGLLGEIVEYESHFDRFRVNPRPGGAWREEPLPGSGIFYDLGSHLIDQALWFFGMPEAVTAFIDSQREWAKADDHFDVRLHYPGLTATLKSGMICKIPGPTYLLHGTNGTFVKYGLDVQEATLDGGSKPVGKDWGKEPEEIWGTINTEYNGVKIQGKLESEQGDYKDYFINLRDAINGNAEIAVKAEEARNVMKIIELAFQSSKERRTIKVQ is encoded by the coding sequence ATGTCAACAACTAACATTCGCACAGGTATTATTGGATATGGTCTTTCCGGCCGCGTATTCCACGCTCCGTTTATAGATGTAGTAGAGGGCTTTGAACTCTCGAAGATAAGTACTTCCAACCCGGTAAGACAGAAAACTGCTAAAGAACGGTATCCTGATACAGAGATTGTACCCGAACCAGATAGCATAATCAATGATCCTGATATTGATCTGGTAATTGTTACTTCACCAAATACCGACCATTTCCGATGGTCTAAAGAGGCTCTGCTTGCAGGTAAGCATGTAGTTGTGGAGAAACCATTCACAGTGAATGTTGCAGAAGCGGACGAACTCATCGAAATTGCAAACAAGCAAAATAAAATTCTTACTGTTTACCACAACCGCCGATTTACAAGTGATACAAAAACTGTGAAGAAACTACTTCAAAGTGGTCTCCTTGGTGAAATAGTGGAATATGAATCCCATTTCGACAGATTTCGTGTTAACCCAAGACCAGGGGGCGCCTGGCGTGAAGAGCCTCTCCCAGGTTCTGGTATATTCTACGATCTGGGCTCTCATCTGATAGATCAGGCATTGTGGTTCTTTGGAATGCCTGAAGCTGTTACAGCTTTTATTGACAGTCAAAGAGAGTGGGCTAAGGCTGATGATCATTTTGATGTGCGTCTTCACTATCCCGGACTGACAGCTACTTTAAAGTCGGGAATGATTTGCAAAATACCTGGTCCTACTTACTTACTTCATGGCACAAACGGAACGTTTGTAAAATATGGTCTGGATGTTCAAGAAGCTACATTAGATGGCGGATCTAAGCCAGTTGGTAAGGACTGGGGAAAGGAGCCTGAAGAGATCTGGGGTACTATAAACACTGAATATAATGGCGTTAAGATACAGGGCAAGCTTGAAAGTGAACAGGGTGATTATAAAGATTACTTCATCAATTTAAGAGATGCTATAAATGGAAATGCCGAGATTGCTGTAAAAGCAGAAGAGGCTCGCAACGTTATGAAAATTATTGAACTGGCTTTCCAAAGCAGTAAAGAGAGAAGGACTATTAAAGTACAATAG